TCGACATTCGCTATAAGCTTCCTTGGGTTACTTGAGAAAGGGTAGATTCCAGCCGCTACGATAAACGGTATGAATCCTTTTCTAACTACGTATGGCATATGCAGGAGCTCGAGGATATCGTTTATAATGAGTATCGCTATAGACAAAGCCAATCCGATGGCTGCCAATGTAGCATCTCTACGATCCCTCAAGGCTTCGTGAGGTATCAAGATCAATTTTACCTCACCCTCTTTTACTTTGAACATCTTCATGAGAAGGTAAGGTGTTATGAGGAGGTTTAATAGTGTCGGTATAGCAAGTCTATAGATAAAGGTGATGAACGGTGCCTCCATACCCGATCCGATGGCTATCAAGATATTTTGAGGGTTCCCTATAGGGGTCATCACCGAGCCTATCGTTATCGAAAAAGCAAGTAAAAGAAACATCATCTTTGGCTTTATTTTAGCTACTCTTGATATAGTGTAGGCGATCGGTGGCCCCATCAATGCTATCGTATCATTGACTGCAATAGCCGCCAATAGACCGAAGAGTAAGGATGAACCATAAATCAAAGCCCTTCTGCGCCTGAAGATGCTTATAAACCATGCTGCAATGGCATTTAGTAAACCGGAAGATTCCGCAAGCCCGACCATACTGAACATACCGATTAAGAACAGTATCACATCCATATCTATGACAGCTCCAAGATCGTCGAAGTTGACGAGGTTGGAGATTACTGTAATGAATGCTGTGAATGACATTATGCTCCATA
The DNA window shown above is from Nitrososphaerales archaeon and carries:
- a CDS encoding SLC13 family permease — its product is MFSINELYNTLIGSGILLFLIIMLVARGSITRIPIWSIMSFTAFITVISNLVNFDDLGAVIDMDVILFLIGMFSMVGLAESSGLLNAIAAWFISIFRRRRALIYGSSLLFGLLAAIAVNDTIALMGPPIAYTISRVAKIKPKMMFLLLAFSITIGSVMTPIGNPQNILIAIGSGMEAPFITFIYRLAIPTLLNLLITPYLLMKMFKVKEGEVKLILIPHEALRDRRDATLAAIGLALSIAILIINDILELLHMPYVVRKGFIPFIVAAGIYPFSSNPRKLIANVDWGTIIFFITMFVTMEGIWRSGVLTPLLKVLLSSKGDEIASIFGISFSSILLSQLISNVPFAKLFITYMEDLGYGVKDVDAWLTLAVASTIAGNLTILGAASNIIILEYLESKMETTIRFVEFLKYGSLVTIVNMIVYLPFLI